In one Neobacillus sp. WH10 genomic region, the following are encoded:
- a CDS encoding autorepressor SdpR family transcription factor, whose protein sequence is MSINETFKALSDENRRKILDLLQNGDMTAGDIAKHFEMSKPGVSQHLSILKNAELVYAIKKGQYVYYSLNSTVFQDVLKWIIQFNSTTKGEDL, encoded by the coding sequence TTGTCCATCAATGAAACATTTAAAGCTTTATCCGATGAAAATAGAAGAAAAATTTTAGACCTTTTACAAAATGGCGATATGACTGCAGGAGATATTGCTAAACATTTTGAAATGAGTAAACCAGGAGTATCTCAGCACTTGTCTATTTTAAAAAATGCTGAATTAGTATATGCCATTAAAAAGGGGCAGTATGTTTATTATTCTTTAAATTCAACCGTTTTTCAGGATGTTTTGAAGTGGATTATTCAGTTTAATTCAACCACAAAGGGGGAGGATTTATGA
- a CDS encoding UPF0158 family protein, which produces MNIQVKLKDIIEEMEIQFEESRSLLNIKTGEIVLVTSEDLRAAEDEKPFDHLSEWEQENRIIANDVVENFENYIELPTKYEVNEYEIMENFCQKVSDQRKQDSLLRAIRGKGAFRRFKDKIIDLEIENQWYLYRDEHFKQIAIKWCQENNINFIE; this is translated from the coding sequence ATGAATATACAGGTTAAACTAAAAGATATAATTGAGGAAATGGAAATACAGTTTGAAGAGTCACGTTCATTATTAAATATTAAAACAGGGGAAATAGTGCTAGTAACATCGGAGGACTTGAGAGCAGCAGAAGACGAAAAACCATTTGATCATTTATCTGAATGGGAACAAGAAAATAGAATAATCGCAAATGATGTGGTTGAAAACTTTGAAAATTACATTGAGTTACCAACTAAATATGAAGTAAATGAATATGAAATAATGGAAAACTTTTGTCAAAAAGTAAGTGATCAACGCAAGCAGGATTCCTTATTAAGGGCAATTAGGGGAAAGGGGGCCTTTCGAAGATTTAAGGACAAAATAATTGATTTAGAAATAGAAAATCAATGGTATTTATACCGAGACGAGCATTTTAAACAAATTGCGATTAAATGGTGTCAGGAAAATAACATAAACTTTATTGAATAG
- a CDS encoding ester cyclase, with amino-acid sequence MTPEQIVREFFEEVRSGNNPDYSNQLMAEQVLAHQIVSEEEQTVLRTPKDYAEHVREMNEAYGNFSLEIQELLVQGNKVYVRWKQVGTHVGEIDGYQPTGLPVIQMASAVYRIEDEKISEYWIQIDRSGIQKQLECNKNIKGS; translated from the coding sequence ATGACACCAGAACAAATTGTTAGAGAATTTTTTGAAGAAGTCCGTTCAGGTAATAATCCTGACTACTCAAATCAATTAATGGCAGAACAAGTATTGGCACATCAAATTGTATCTGAAGAAGAACAAACAGTGTTAAGGACACCGAAAGATTATGCTGAACACGTAAGAGAAATGAATGAAGCCTATGGTAATTTTTCTTTAGAAATTCAAGAATTATTAGTACAAGGAAATAAAGTATATGTACGTTGGAAACAAGTAGGTACACACGTAGGAGAAATCGATGGATACCAACCTACAGGACTCCCAGTAATTCAAATGGCAAGTGCGGTGTATAGAATAGAAGATGAAAAAATTTCAGAGTATTGGATTCAAATTGATAGGTCAGGAATTCAAAAACAATTAGAGTGCAATAAAAATATCAAAGGTAGTTAA
- a CDS encoding class I SAM-dependent methyltransferase gives MKKILISSLINLSGSEQMKKEKLIKKYDKQVKMYENNRPNQKFAGLRNKIIKNAYGKVLEVGVGAGANFPYYDSNNVEVTGVDFSSEMIKSAKRAASIFQVKAEFIQEDIDELILEHNSFDCIVSTLSLCSYPDPIVTLSKFNSWCRKDGIILLMEHGLSSNPLLSFTQKMIDPLYAKISGCHCNRNIDKIIEKSTLQVDHIERYWSDIIYLIRARPSK, from the coding sequence ATGAAGAAAATACTCATTTCAAGTCTAATCAATCTTTCAGGAAGTGAGCAAATGAAAAAAGAAAAGCTAATTAAAAAATATGATAAACAGGTAAAGATGTATGAAAATAATCGTCCTAATCAAAAGTTTGCTGGATTAAGAAATAAAATAATAAAAAACGCATACGGAAAAGTCTTAGAGGTCGGAGTTGGAGCTGGAGCGAACTTTCCTTACTATGATAGTAATAATGTTGAGGTAACAGGAGTTGATTTTAGCTCAGAGATGATTAAGAGTGCCAAAAGAGCAGCATCAATTTTTCAAGTGAAAGCAGAATTTATACAGGAAGATATTGATGAGTTGATATTAGAACACAACTCTTTTGATTGCATCGTATCAACCCTTTCACTTTGCAGTTATCCTGACCCAATTGTAACATTAAGTAAATTTAATAGTTGGTGCCGTAAGGATGGGATCATACTGTTAATGGAACATGGTCTGAGCTCTAATCCATTACTATCCTTTACTCAAAAAATGATTGACCCGCTTTATGCTAAAATATCTGGGTGTCATTGTAACAGAAATATCGATAAGATAATTGAAAAATCTACTCTTCAGGTCGATCATATCGAACGTTATTGGTCAGATATCATCTATTTAATACGGGCAAGACCTTCTAAGTAA
- a CDS encoding nucleotidyltransferase family protein: MIFNEEKIIWLIREDKWMMDILKSAKLLNLPDWWICAGFVRSKIWDTLHNFNERTLIPDIDVIYFDPKNIDELEEKKLEEILKTLMPNIPWSVKNEARMHIKSNMPPYSSSVDAISKFPETATALGVKLDENDNVILTAPCGISDVVNLVVKPTPFFTETKERIEIYEDRITKKNWKSTWHNLKVILSIILINRC; encoded by the coding sequence ATGATTTTTAATGAGGAGAAAATTATTTGGCTTATTAGAGAAGATAAATGGATGATGGACATATTAAAATCAGCAAAATTATTGAATTTGCCAGATTGGTGGATATGTGCTGGATTTGTTCGTTCAAAAATATGGGATACATTACATAATTTCAATGAAAGAACCCTAATCCCAGATATTGATGTAATTTATTTTGACCCTAAAAATATTGATGAATTAGAGGAAAAGAAACTTGAGGAAATCCTAAAAACCCTAATGCCTAACATTCCTTGGTCTGTAAAGAATGAAGCAAGAATGCACATTAAAAGCAATATGCCTCCTTATTCTTCTTCCGTTGATGCTATTTCAAAGTTTCCTGAAACAGCGACAGCTTTAGGGGTGAAATTGGATGAAAACGACAATGTGATATTAACAGCCCCTTGTGGAATTAGTGATGTTGTCAATCTAGTGGTGAAGCCCACTCCTTTTTTTACAGAGACTAAAGAACGAATAGAAATTTACGAAGACCGCATAACAAAAAAGAATTGGAAATCAACTTGGCACAACTTAAAAGTTATTCTTTCAATAATTCTTATTAACAGGTGCTAG
- a CDS encoding class I SAM-dependent methyltransferase has protein sequence MNNIEFIRNEEKKYHDFCYENYKLFEEGSWLYKPVKTVMDLLPLFDNNESLNVIDLGCGVGRNSIPIAEAIKNKNGKVVCVDLLDSALNKLKEYSKQYKVEKVIRTEKADIGNYKIKPNEFDFIIAVSALEHVKSEEVFEEVVRQMPEGTKNNGVNCLIINSEVQEIDLETNEKLDVLMELNLSIEVMMNKLSSIYTGWEVLKTVVNPLEYNITRSEKPVLLKTNAITYVVRKSIG, from the coding sequence TTGAATAACATAGAATTTATTCGAAATGAAGAGAAGAAGTATCACGATTTTTGCTATGAGAACTATAAATTATTTGAAGAAGGTTCTTGGTTGTATAAACCAGTTAAAACTGTAATGGATTTATTACCTTTATTTGATAATAATGAAAGCTTAAATGTCATTGATTTAGGTTGTGGGGTTGGTAGAAATAGTATTCCGATAGCCGAAGCAATAAAAAATAAGAATGGCAAAGTTGTTTGTGTAGATTTACTGGATTCGGCATTAAACAAATTAAAAGAATATAGTAAACAATATAAAGTTGAGAAAGTAATTCGAACGGAAAAAGCAGATATAGGTAACTATAAAATAAAGCCAAATGAGTTTGATTTTATTATTGCAGTATCCGCTTTAGAACACGTTAAGTCAGAAGAAGTTTTTGAAGAAGTAGTTCGACAAATGCCTGAAGGTACTAAAAACAACGGAGTAAATTGCCTCATAATAAATTCTGAAGTTCAAGAAATAGATTTAGAAACAAATGAAAAGCTAGATGTACTAATGGAATTAAATCTTTCGATAGAAGTGATGATGAATAAGTTAAGTAGTATATATACAGGATGGGAAGTATTAAAAACAGTTGTAAACCCATTAGAATACAACATTACTCGAAGTGAAAAACCTGTATTATTAAAAACCAATGCTATAACATATGTTGTAAGAAAAAGTATTGGATAG
- a CDS encoding LysM peptidoglycan-binding domain-containing protein has product MVTLTEELVVNGELILSRKETYGKKKQVKSVPVFTSRMERREYYQSLQFDIRNVLDIKGFLKDIRENWNTYVSQVSQWIQNSVVKKLVVTGIFTVVLGLYTITANAGFIQEYTYQVKSGENIETIAAKHGVTAQEILDANGLSSIDGKKILLPKVEDRTVTATSLNVRSQPNTISSIIGTYKKGDVVKVAYVENGWAAILIKGRVCFVSAAYLTQTPAGSSTVESQAKTMYVTASSLKVRDAASTNSAVLGSLKLNDRVSVTSISNGWAQIKFNGKTAFVSATYLTNNAPTNTPNESDKNNSTTNESDKNNSTTISSSEYVIKSGDTFTKISKALGVSVSSIQALNPTVNPSKLKIGQTIKVPVKNTTNESDKNNNTTNESDKNNSSTISSSEYVIKSGDTFTKISKALGVSVSSIQALNPTVNPSKLKIGQTIKVPVTTTSTTTQIRVTAKIGGVDADGTFRFITSDGNTYCAKAKGNLKNELFNYQGKIVTLTLEGKRGQQMTLISLQ; this is encoded by the coding sequence ATGGTTACTTTGACTGAAGAACTAGTTGTAAATGGTGAATTAATACTAAGCAGGAAAGAAACTTATGGAAAAAAGAAGCAAGTAAAAAGTGTACCCGTTTTTACTTCAAGGATGGAAAGACGCGAATATTATCAAAGCCTACAGTTTGATATTCGAAATGTTTTAGATATCAAAGGATTCTTAAAAGATATTCGTGAAAATTGGAATACATATGTTTCACAGGTTAGCCAATGGATTCAAAATTCTGTAGTAAAAAAACTTGTAGTGACTGGCATTTTTACAGTTGTTCTTGGCTTATATACAATCACTGCGAATGCAGGATTTATTCAAGAATACACGTATCAGGTAAAAAGCGGTGAAAATATTGAAACAATCGCTGCAAAACATGGTGTCACAGCGCAGGAAATTTTAGATGCCAATGGGCTGTCTTCCATTGACGGTAAAAAAATTCTATTACCAAAAGTAGAAGACAGAACTGTTACCGCCACATCACTAAATGTTCGCTCGCAGCCAAACACTATAAGTAGTATTATTGGAACATATAAAAAAGGTGATGTTGTGAAGGTTGCATACGTAGAAAACGGATGGGCTGCCATTTTGATTAAAGGACGCGTTTGTTTTGTGAGTGCTGCCTACCTTACACAAACACCGGCAGGTTCATCAACAGTCGAATCTCAAGCAAAAACAATGTATGTAACTGCATCGTCGTTGAAAGTTAGAGATGCTGCTTCTACGAACAGTGCTGTACTGGGTTCGTTAAAATTAAATGATCGTGTGTCTGTTACATCAATCTCTAATGGTTGGGCTCAGATTAAATTCAACGGCAAAACAGCGTTTGTTAGTGCAACATATTTAACGAATAACGCGCCAACAAATACACCAAATGAGTCCGATAAAAACAACAGCACAACAAATGAGTCCGATAAAAATAACAGCACAACAATAAGTTCATCTGAATATGTGATTAAGAGCGGTGATACTTTTACAAAAATAAGTAAAGCTTTAGGGGTCTCTGTCTCATCCATTCAAGCACTAAATCCAACAGTAAACCCATCAAAGTTGAAAATTGGACAAACAATTAAAGTCCCTGTCAAAAATACAACAAATGAGTCCGATAAAAACAACAATACAACAAATGAGTCTGATAAAAATAACAGCTCAACAATAAGTTCATCTGAATATGTAATTAAGAGCGGTGATACTTTTACAAAAATAAGTAAAGCATTAGGGGTCTCTGTCTCATCCATTCAAGCACTAAATCCAACAGTAAACCCATCAAAGTTGAAAATTGGACAAACAATCAAAGTCCCTGTCACAACTACCTCTACTACTACTCAAATAAGAGTAACAGCTAAAATAGGAGGAGTAGACGCTGATGGAACTTTCCGTTTTATCACGTCTGATGGCAACACTTATTGTGCAAAAGCAAAAGGCAACCTGAAAAATGAATTATTTAACTACCAAGGGAAAATAGTAACCCTAACACTTGAAGGAAAAAGAGGTCAACAAATGACTTTAATTTCTCTTCAATAA